The proteins below are encoded in one region of Oncorhynchus clarkii lewisi isolate Uvic-CL-2024 unplaced genomic scaffold, UVic_Ocla_1.0 unplaced_contig_5351_pilon_pilon, whole genome shotgun sequence:
- the LOC139403106 gene encoding GTPase IMAP family member 9-like encodes MTEQNKEVRIVLVGKIGSGKSATGNAILGRKAFESKMSSFSVTSSSKKKRGNVGGQHVAVIDTPGLFDTKLTQEEALKEISQCLLFSAPGPHVFLVVLKLGGFTEEQQEIVKMIQTLFGDEASKYTMVVFTHGDLLDDVTIEDFLHGNPKLESFITKCNGGYHVFKNKDQNPSQVTELLEKINKMVKMNGGSHYTTEMFQEAERVIEEEKNRILRENEEKIHKEREELKAKFEGVCLREEVEKLGIKQERKARKNAEKFSKMGTGATIGAALGTFGGPVGMSVGAAMGVAVGAGACSTQ; translated from the exons ATGACTG AACAAAATAAAGAGGTCCGGATTGTTCTGGTTGGGAAGATTGGTTCTGGGAAGAGCGCAACAGGAAACGCCATCCTGGGGAGAAAAGCGTTTGAATCCAAAATGTCCTCTTTTTCTGTGACATCCTCAAGTAAAAAGAAAAGAGGAAATGTGGGAGGGCAACATGTAGCTGTCATCGACACACCAGGCTTGTTTGACACCAAGTTAACACAGGAGGAAGCACTGAAAGAGATCTCACAGTGCCTGCTATTCTCCGCTCCTGGTCCCCATGTGTTCCTGGTTGTTCTCAAGCTGGGAGGATTCACTGAAGAGCAGCAGGAAATTGTGAAGATGATCCAGACATTATTTGGTGATGAAGCATCGAAATACACCATGGTTGTCTTCACACATGGAGACCTTCTTGATGATGTAACAATTGAAGACTTCCTGCATGGAAATCCCAAACTGGAAAGTTTCATTACCAAATGTAACGGGGGATATCATGTCTTCAAAAACAAAGATCAGAATCCCTCCCAGGTCACTGAGCTCCTTGAGAAGATAAACAAGATGGTGAAGATGAATGGAGGAAGCCACTACACCACTGAGATGTTCCAGGAGGCTGAGAGAGTGATTGAAGAAGAGAAGAACAGGATCttgagagagaatgaagagaagATACACAAAGAGAGGGAAGAACTGAAGGCAAAGTTTGAAGGAGTGTGTCTAAGAGAAGAAGTAGAGAAGCTGGGGATAAAACAGGAAAGAAAAGCTAGAAAGAATGCTGAGAAATTTAGCAAAATGGGAACAGGTGCTACAATCGGAGCGGCTTTGGGAACATTTGGAGGCCCAGTTGGTATGTCAGTTGGTGCAGCAATGGGAGTTGCAGTGGGAGCTGGAGCATGCAGTACTCAATGA